ttgtaagcataactgttgcaaataaacatacattttatattttaaaaaaagttaaaatatgctatataatatataaaaacgaatatatatatatatatatatatatatatatatatataaaactttttaaaatataaaatgcatattgttttttatgtCGGTGTCCATCAGCGAATCTGCTGACGGACACGTGCTGCGTTGTCatgggaacatcccagctgaagataatgaggaaatgttgtcgctccttttgccaagtgcattcctaacGACTATTTAATTGCACGCaagtgccctgctcactccaaagtctccactccaaggggatagggatgatcacttccacttgtaatttgcccgggaaccgttcgGTACCGATACTAGTACCGACACATCCCTACATTTAATATTTGTCTTTTCACAGAACCGAGAATTGGAACAGGGAAATGGTAATTGGACATCAGTGATCAAAGATGCTTTAGAGATGAGTAATGGAATGGAAATGGAACAGACTTTATCCATGGATGAATGTGGCCCCCTAATGCACTATAACCCTATATATAAAGGACCTGAAACTGAGGCAAATTTTAGATTAAAGGACCACTTTAATCTTCAAATTGCAGGATCCAAACTAAATGAGAAGCAGGATGGGCAAGAAGTCAAAGAAGAACCGGATTCCTTTATTTCAATGTTGTCAgatgatatcaataaaaataaagatgttcTGGAAATGGTAGGTGctgattttttaaatcttttgaatGTAGATTTTGTAAAACAGAATGTAAATTAAGCCACCaaagaacaaataattaatttattgtcatATATTTCAACTGTTCTCAGGGGAAACATGAGGAGGCAAGCATATTAGATGTTGGATCATCTCTGGGAAAAGAGGAACTTGGAATTACTGGAATCAGAGAACAAGAGCCAGTGTTATTACCAGGATTTACCAGGAGCTCATACACTCCTTTTTCTTCATCGGAAAGTCTTACAAGAAGTGAACCGTGTCCAGGTATTCCTTCGGCAACTGCCAGCACAAATACTGGCTTCAAATACGTAAAAGTAAACAATGAAACTGTTCCTGAAAGTTTTACTGTATATGGGCTTCATCATCTTGATCTTCAAAAGGGCTGTCACCAAGCAGAGATTACAGATGGAAAAACTTCAGTTAATTCTCAAGATCATTCCTCACAGCATAATGTGCAAGATGAGGGGGTAAAGACAAGCAATCCGCATGTCTCTGTAAGTACAGTAATAAAACAAAGTGATGCATATCTACCCAACACTCAATACTTTGGAAGTAAACCTAAAAAGCAAGTTCATGATCGTGTACCCACTCCAGCCTCAGTGGGAAGTGAAATCACAGCTGTGGTTAAATGTGAAAACGTAGAACTGCGGATCCCAGCAGAAGAAAGGATCTCTGAAAGCAGTGTATCTGTGCCAGGAAAAAATGAAACTAATGATTTTCAGGAGACATCTATTAGCACAAAATATGCTAAACTCAGTCTAAAGGTGGAAACAAAACTTGCCCCTGAAATTCATAACTCCTCTTCAGGATCAGAGACAGTTCCAAATCTACCTGTTTTACCCATCATGATTCGCACAGATTATAAATGTAAAGACGCCCGGACTGAACTATCCAAAAGCGGCAAATTAAATGAGCTTTGTTTTCAAGAGAACAATTCCAAAAACGTGGCACTCACAATTCCCTCAACTTCTGCGTTtactgaaagaaataaagatgaatGTGATATTCACGTCCAACAGAAACAAACCCCAACAAGTCTAAGTACGGTTCCTCTGCCTTTTAACGAAAATTTGAAAAACTCTGAAAGAAGTGAAAAGGTATTTCTCAACATTACATCAGAAAGCAGTATTCCTCCATCTACTGAGAATGTTCAGGAAGCTCCACCTTCTCCCACATCAAGGACTGACTGCTCCTCTCAGCATAACCTACAGAAAGCATCGCAAAGGCAtaagaaagcaagaaaaagaaaaaaaactgagcttGAAGCATTAAGTGGACTGATTCACAAATCTAATAAAACATTAGAGAGTGTTGACAAACTAGACACAATAAGATACGAGGAAGCAAATCGAAATGTTTCATTGGCTGATAATGACAGCACTGCACCGAAAGAGGAGGACTTAATTGCAAATGGTGATGTAAACCCACCTGCACCTAGGAAAAAATGTCGAATGGCACAACTTGAGCTAGTGGCAGATACAGCAGAGACCCCACAAAAACCAGATCATAGCTGCTCTGAAGCCTCACAGGAAGAAGTAACATTAAACTCTAGGATTAACAGGAAGGCTATTTCTAGaaagaaactgaagaaaaaaacaaggttAAAGGCAAAAAACTCTGCTACTCTTAGTTTGTCTCAAAGCACTGTCTTGTCCCCAGAAGAGGACTGTACATCACACTTTCAGGTCAGTGACACCACTCCGATGAAAGGAGTCAGTAATCCAACAGTAACCCAACACGCCATCTCTAGTTTAGAGTCCAGtccagaaaaattacaaaaatccagaaaaaagtaCAAAGCAAACACTACAAAGCAAAGATGATCCGCATAAAGATGTTCCCACAACATTTTCAGAACCC
The Cyprinus carpio isolate SPL01 chromosome A19, ASM1834038v1, whole genome shotgun sequence genome window above contains:
- the LOC109077991 gene encoding uncharacterized protein LOC109077991 isoform X2: MDGELPTWNKHGSHNSRIPYKTGGERQQGHDMIGDSFAAGEQMTSLSSCMNGAFKALLPDYHGTSSAMSANSDKYSFSPDNHCLIKPGIAVESDFLKDPLGEASVTHMLPLRCAQYVRHEKNRELEQGNGNWTSVIKDALEMSNGMEMEQTLSMDECGPLMHYNPIYKGPETEANFRLKDHFNLQIAGSKLNEKQDGQEVKEEPDSFISMLSDDINKNKDVLEMGKHEEASILDVGSSLGKEELGITGIREQEPVLLPGFTRSSYTPFSSSESLTRSEPCPGIPSATASTNTGFKYVKVNNETVPESFTVYGLHHLDLQKGCHQAEITDGKTSVNSQDHSSQHNVQDEGVKTSNPHVSVSTVIKQSDAYLPNTQYFGSKPKKQVHDRVPTPASVGSEITAVVKCENVELRIPAEERISESSVSVPGKNETNDFQETSISTKYAKLSLKVETKLAPEIHNSSSGSETVPNLPVLPIMIRTDYKCKDARTELSKSGKLNELCFQENNSKNVALTIPSTSAFTERNKDECDIHVQQKQTPTSLSTVPLPFNENLKNSERSEKVFLNITSESSIPPSTENVQEAPPSPTSRTDCSSQHNLQKASQRHKKARKRKKTELEALSGLIHKSNKTLESVDKLDTIRYEEANRNVSLADNDSTAPKEEDLIANGDVNPPAPRKKCRMAQLELVADTAETPQKPDHSCSEASQEEVTLNSRINRKAISRKKLKKKTRLKAKNSATLSLSQSTVLSPEEDCTSHFQVSDTTPMKGVSNPTVTQHAISSLESSPEKLQKSRKKYKANTTKQR
- the LOC109077991 gene encoding uncharacterized protein LOC109077991 isoform X1 — its product is MDGELPTWNKHGSHNSRIPYKTGGERQQVGYSNSISVHYDKVMTEENHGERAEEFSHSTWLRTQSKGHDMIGDSFAAGEQMTSLSSCMNGAFKALLPDYHGTSSAMSANSDKYSFSPDNHCLIKPGIAVESDFLKDPLGEASVTHMLPLRCAQYVRHEKNRELEQGNGNWTSVIKDALEMSNGMEMEQTLSMDECGPLMHYNPIYKGPETEANFRLKDHFNLQIAGSKLNEKQDGQEVKEEPDSFISMLSDDINKNKDVLEMGKHEEASILDVGSSLGKEELGITGIREQEPVLLPGFTRSSYTPFSSSESLTRSEPCPGIPSATASTNTGFKYVKVNNETVPESFTVYGLHHLDLQKGCHQAEITDGKTSVNSQDHSSQHNVQDEGVKTSNPHVSVSTVIKQSDAYLPNTQYFGSKPKKQVHDRVPTPASVGSEITAVVKCENVELRIPAEERISESSVSVPGKNETNDFQETSISTKYAKLSLKVETKLAPEIHNSSSGSETVPNLPVLPIMIRTDYKCKDARTELSKSGKLNELCFQENNSKNVALTIPSTSAFTERNKDECDIHVQQKQTPTSLSTVPLPFNENLKNSERSEKVFLNITSESSIPPSTENVQEAPPSPTSRTDCSSQHNLQKASQRHKKARKRKKTELEALSGLIHKSNKTLESVDKLDTIRYEEANRNVSLADNDSTAPKEEDLIANGDVNPPAPRKKCRMAQLELVADTAETPQKPDHSCSEASQEEVTLNSRINRKAISRKKLKKKTRLKAKNSATLSLSQSTVLSPEEDCTSHFQVSDTTPMKGVSNPTVTQHAISSLESSPEKLQKSRKKYKANTTKQR